Part of the Salminus brasiliensis chromosome 2, fSalBra1.hap2, whole genome shotgun sequence genome, AGTAGACTGTATGAGTAGACAGAAGATCCAGTAGAACAGCAGAAGTCCTGGATGTGTGAAAACTCTTTTGTGTAACATagaagtgtttttattgtttctgaTGCAGCGCTGGGATTGCCTGCACTCTTCGGTCTGGCTGTGCTGCCTCCTGAGCTACTACTGCGGATTTTGCGGCTTCTGGACATTAACTCTGTCCTCTCGGTGTCTGCAGTCTGCACCCACCTGCACTCTTCCGCACAAGATCCCATGCTCTGGAGACACCTGCTGCACCGTGACTTCAGAGGTACCGACACACTAAGTACACATTAGCACCATGTTTTGTCTTACAACATCCTTGCCTAACTAGAACAACTACAGAGCTCTCAACTTACATTGACTGTACGTAGAACTGGATTGTTAACAACGtgacatttttttgtttactcTTCAGTGTGTATTCGACTCGACAGTgagcacagagacacagactggAAAGAGGTGAGGAAACAGTGTCATAGCTTTTTCAAGGCACATGAACCAGAAGTGGATGAATGTATCAAGGCAATTGTCATACATTTTTCGTACCTTCATGGGGTGATTTTGTAATGTTGTCCTGTAAACATGCTCTTATTACATTTgtatacataaaatacattacTTCTTTTAATTGCCCTTGAACTTGAGGAGTGCTGTGATCTGCCATtgggtactttttttttttaccataatcTCTGACAGTCTTGAAAATAAGTTCAAATGGGGGCCAACCTAAAAAGTAATAAccataataaaattatatacagAATACTTTGTTTGTCCTCTTAATCTGAATATTGGAGCCAgatgtgttggatctgaactcgcCAGTAGGTTTTTAGATGGTTAGGATGAAATTATTGTCTcgtataaacatataaaaatattacttatTACTGTCCAGAGTGatcaagaaaaaaaattgaCTCTTCTCTTCACTATTTATCTTCTCCAGCTTTACAAAAGGAGATATAAGCAGAAGAAGGATTTGAGCAGATGCAGGATGAGATGTTACCCCTACCCAATGCCCCCCATTTACCCACTCACTCCGGTCCCCACACCCCCTGTACCCTTTCCCCTCCACCCTCCCGGCATCATCGGTGGAGAGTATGACGAGCGACTCTCCATCCCACAAGGCATCTTCCCCCGTCCACGCTATGACCCTATTGGCCCTTTGCCAGGTCATGAGCCAGGTATGGGGATGCCCTTTGGCCGACGTTCGCTTAGACCTGGCGGGAGTCGACCAGCAGATATCAGGAGAGGTTTCATCTGAGGGCACCAGACTTCTGCTTCATGTCTTAAAAGACAGTAATGACCCCTGATGGGACATATTAAAGCAAGCAGGCTGCTGCCTAACGTCTACAAACAAAAGTACTTGGTATTATTTGATACCTTATACATGCTTCACAGACAGGTCAGGTCATTCTGTTCACCGTGGATTAATGAGCAAACAGAGCGGATATACCATCTGAAAAGGATCACATACCGTATTTATGTTGTCAGCAGTTATATACACCTTCATCCAGTCATCACTGGAATAGCAGGCATGCGGCAGCATCCCTGTCTTTCGGATTTAATTCTTTACAATTTAACAAACATAAAAAACCTGATGAAAACCTGAAGCCTGTTACTCTATAGATTAGTGATTTCCCCCTCATTGCAttgatctgtttttttttcttgattaaCACACCAAATCTAATTTGCTCTGTATTCATACTGCTAATCCACTCATGCAACCTCAATGCCAATTACATTGATCAAAACAAACACCTATCATTCCAAGTTGCTGAGACTGATGTTTTTAGATCTGTTGCATTTAAAAGGAGTGCTGAAGACAAGTTACAGATTCAACAGATTTACTAAGAACATAAACATGTCCTTTCCTTAGGCATCATTCAGTAGCGCAAgctattacattaaaaatatgaTCTGCCCATACAGATGAATGTCTTCCCCCTCCCCCAATCAATAACACAGATTTGACCATTTGACGCATTTGCATAAATGTAGCTAATGTAATGCTTGATGTGGCCCGAGTGTGTGCTACAATTGAGACAGCTAAATAGTGTGGTCTAATGTGAACTGCCCTTGGAAATGCTGTTGTTCCAAACCTGTTATCAGCAAGTATGGTGTGCCATTTAGCAATAAACTGTATTTTTCCATCTCAGTCCTGTGGTACTGATGTGCTTGATCTTCAAACAGTGCTTCTCAGTACCAGTTATGCAAAGAGTCAGTCATGTGCCTTCTCGGTGCTGTTGGTCCACACAGGCCTGCGTTTTTCTATAAAAGCTCTGATGCCCTCCTGCCCGTCGTGCAGTGCCAGATTGTCCACCATGACAGCGGAGGCAGTGGCGTATGCTACATCTCTGGGTTGCGCCATCTGCCTCTGGAATGCCGCTTTCCCTAGAGCCACCACTGGCCGGCTGGACTCGCACACTCTCCGCGCAATGCCCAATGTCTCCTCCTCCAAGCGCTCTTCACTGACAACCTTGCTCACCAGCCCGTGTAGCAAAGCTTCCTGCGCTGTGATCGGGCGACCTGTGAACAACATCTCCATTGCGACCTGGGACAGACAAAACGAGAGTACAAAAAGAGTACAGGATTCAGTAAGGTCACGGAGTAGGTCACTGTTTATCAATGCAGTGCTGGGGGCTGTtttacaaagcaggatttcttgTTTAGCTTTCAGCTAAGTTTGATGGCATCTTATGATGGTGGATCACTTTTTTATAGAGATGCATCTTCTACAATTTATGCTTCACACCTAATCTGCTCTGGGGCAGGTTAGGTCTAGGATTTCAGATGGTAAACAGCTCATGAGCTAATCATGAATTAAGCTTGTAATGGTGGACCCCTCTTCACAGCAAAACTTTGGAAGACAAGATTTTAGTTTGACAGTGGCGCTTGGATTTCTTTTTACCTCTGTGATTAATGTcaaatcttaacctaactcATCATGTTTTATAATGGTCTGTTTGATCTGTGCATGAGGATTAATTGTCTCTTCAGTATCTGGGCCTGGGTTGGCAGAGAAATGTGATTTGCTTTAGTGATATGAGTTTACAGCGGCTGCATGTATAGGTTTGTAGAGTTGAAACTTAAAGAGGAACATCTACTTTGTGAGACAGATCCTCGAAGTTCTCCTGCCCTGCCTGTTTTCATTGCTCAAACACCTCTGATCCAACTAACCACGTAATTAACCAGCTAAGCAGTGGAAGATACTTGCTTAAAAAAGCAGCAGCActggacagatgtttagatttgatCATTATTAAAAGCTAGTATTTCATCATATTTCTATTGAACTCTAGAGGAGCATAATGTTTTGGTGATGCTGCACTGAAAGACAGGGGTGGGCAATCCTGGTTCTGGAGGgtcggattcctgcacagtatGTTGCTTTTTCTGCTCAAGCACAACTAAGTCAACCTGAGTCAACATCTTTTAATTGTTAGGTCTGTAACAGCAGGGAAATCATCATGATGTGCTAGACTCTGGCCCCTGTTGCCCCTGCTACAGTAATGTATCTGTAATGCTAATCCAAACAGACATGTCCCTTAATTCTACCGGTCAGAAATGTAGAGGTAACAGGCATCTCAAGCCCTTCTTAAACTTCCCAAAAGTGGGTTTGTTAGTGCAGGAAAACACTGCACATGCACTGCAAGGGTGTTCCGGGATTAGGACCCATTAGACTAGACTCAACATCAGGATACTTTATAGCAAGCTGACAGGCTACAGGTAGAGTGGGCACCTTTCTGGGCACGGCTCTTCCGATGGCCACTCCTGGAGTGGAGCAGAACAGGCCTACATTCACTCCAGGTGTTGCAAACGTTGACTTGTCTGTTGCCACAGCAATGTCACAGCTGGCAACAAGCTGGCATCCCGCTGCCGTGGCAATACCGTTCACCATAGCAATCACAGGCACTGGGGCATCCTGGATCACGGCCATAACCTTCAACAACAGTGACATTACGAGAAATGACTGACATGCCCAAAGCTTATTTTACCTCAACAGAGCTGATGGATACAGAGATCCTAACTACTCATTAAATGGTGTAGTCATTTTTGTAGGTTACCATGTCCTAACCTCTGAGCAAGCCTGGAACACACTAGTGTGATATTCTCTGCCCTGGGCTGAGGTCAGTTCCTTAAGGTCATGGCCAGAAGAGAAAACAGGACCCTGTGCtataagagagtgagagaaagattTTACACAGACATTCCTTTATGAATTCCAGAGGAAAAGTTGATGTCTTAACACATCCATTTTGATCtctgatataaaaaaagaaagacgaCATGCCTGATATTATGATGACTCTGAGGTCGTTGTCGTCTAGGTCAGTCAGGATGTCCTCTCGTAAAGAGTTCAGCATGGCCAGAGACAAGGCATTTCTCTTCTTAGGGTTATTCAAAATGATCCTCCTAAAATGACAGCATGCAGATGTGATCGGGCTATTCCGCTATGCTAAGTGGACGCTATTCCTGCTCACTTTATGTGGTTAATAATTAAAGGTGGATAATGacaatacttttttattatatacatctTACTGATCAGTTGTTTTTGTGATAAATATGAATGCCTGCCGGTCTTCCATAACACTGACCAACTGTATTCTTCACTACAGTGGGCAGAATTAGCCTTGTTCAACTGGATGTTATGGTTGCAGtataaatacacatatttaaTCACAGAATTGtgacttttctctctctccctttctgcaagtgtgagCTGTGTCAAGCTGACctctggtatgtgtgtgtgcgggccTCCCTCTGAAGGGAGTTGAGCTAGCTGTTAAACCATTAGAAGTAATCTGTATTGTTGCCATCTTGCTAAGTGATAACGTCACTGTGGCCTTGAATGAGCTCTGAGATTTGGGTTAGCGCACACACTCACTGGGTGAAGAGAGGCCAACTGGAGAGATGACCTGAACAGCTATGGATATTCAGGATTTTCTcagtatgtatattttatatatattgtactGTTTATTGATTATCATAGTCAGTTATGACCAATGGATTTAACTTTCTTTGTCCCATGTTATGCAGAGAAAGTGAACCAACACCCTTTCGGaccttataataatataatagtgaCGTAGCAGTACCGTTAGGGAAATTCGCCCCAAACCATTGCAGTACTAACATTAGTAGTGCAGTCGTACAGAGAATATGTGGTAGCCTCAAGCTGTCAGCTGTTTAGCAACATGTTAACCTGCTAGGCTTGGCTCAAGCTGATTGGCGTCTGACTATGGCGAGTGTAAATGACACGCAGGAGCTAGAAGACACGCCTGCTTCTTTCAAATCAGCCATTTGGGAAAATTTCAGGTTTCGATAGCAGTAGAGAGCACATGCCAGATTGGACAAGGAAAAACGGCTAATTCAAAAGAAGCCAATTGATCTTAtatgtcagtgtttttcacCAGCTGTAGGGTACATGTGGGGGAAAACAGCATACACGTATTCATACATTTATTCCGtatttttataaaatagaaGACATGCAGCATGTAGCCAACTGTATCCTATATAGGGTAGAGCGTTGGTAGAGCAGGCTCAAAAATCCAGCCTGACCCTACCCGAGCATGTGCATGTTCTGTCCGAGCCCGACCCATAAACTTTCATGTCATTCTAACATTCTAACTTGTGCAACTTTTTTACGATCACAGTGTGATTTGCTACTTCACTATATTGTGATTATTAAGACATAGctttatataaaatacaaaatagcATTAAAAAACGTAGGCCTACGTCTCCAATCATTTTCATAAGCACTGGGTTGGGCATTGACATCACGCTCCTGCTGGTCCCCTTTGGtcggactgagtggcaaaacattctgcagCCGGACTCAACAGCAATCCATCCAAATgaccaaagaaccaatggtcAAGCTATccgaggctcaaatcacacccgtttcgaggataaagcctcatgtCTGAGGGCACAAAGTTGAGTAAAAGGTCTTAGGAgcatttgtgcatttttaggcacatttagtagactggttcatccaggtttgcttccTTTCCCTTTTAAATTTGTCACTACGTTCAGGACTTCACACAGTCAGCTCTCCCATTTTGGTGCCTGGATTCCAGAATTGCAGCCATCCATTAGTTTCTCTTCCCTTAAGCTTTCTGCAAAGCAGTCTGCAAAAGAAAAGCTCTGAATTCCAGCCACAGTTTTTTCCCCGCTTTGTGTTTTAGCGGCATTCACACTGAACGCCAACACTGCCACTCAGTCCGTCTTTTTGACACTCAGTGGGCACGGCTGCAGTGACTCCTGCCACCTGTGACGTcacatgcataccctctattgcCTTTAGTGTTGTCCCAACCCTACATGACTATACCCAAGTCCTTAGGCAAGTCTGTTCCCAGGCCCGTTCCCCGTTCACAGAGATAGAAGCCTGATCTCATacgactggaaataactgcccggcaGCAATCTTAGCAAGGCTgccaggcagttatttccagtcatacgAGACCTGGCTTACAATATCTGCTGCGTAACCAGCGAGACAGACGCCATGAGCGTTACGAGAACTCCTGTGGATATTACAACCAGTGACCATCTCCTCATTTATTAATATGCAAcagtacacactattcaaaCCGTCCCATAACTTTAGGATTTATTTATGCTACACAAACTGAACAGCAGCTGGCAGCTGAACTGTGAGTGCTAGCACCAAACTTACTGCACCTTATCCCGGCCTCCTGCTCTCGGACGGTTAATGGCGGAGCGCTGTGAGTGCACACAGCTCGTGTCGAGCAGCTAGAAAGAAACCTGCGGACACAAGACCTGACCAGCCTGGCAGCTACTGCCTGAGACATGATGACCACAGATATTCCCCCTCACGCTAACACCGTGAAGACGACTAGCAGCTCCAGTGGCCtactttcaaaataaaagtaccCCAAACCGGCGAGCGcgagccactttattaggacaCTACACTAGCACTGGgcaaaatgttgggctgcaccaGGCTGCCTGTTTCTGCTGCATATCTGcacattgaaaatgaatgcattttagtaatatcaaatatattaaaggagcatttatgtgcactactgagcattaacatgtgtttcacggagggaaaatatgatgagtagttgcctactaagtattgtaatggtgcaaaaagtctgAGGCATGTTATAAATAacctttatatttattaaaaaccttTATATTTATTCTCATCCATTTATTCTCACTTTCCAGCATTTTATCTGGGtagggttttgtttgtttgaacgATGacaagccggaatgaaaacaaaccgaAAGTAAATAGAAGTAACGagactatttttaaaatgtgaggaaaagaaagtacagataattgggtgaaaatgtaagaagtagaaattgtaaaaaaaaaaataataaaatgaaaaaattaaaaatatatatatatttatttatttttatttatttttttttacaatttctacttcttacattttcacccaattatctgtactttcttttcctcacattttaaaaatagtctctttttttttttattaaaatagacCAGTTCTGCTCTGAACTGATCCTCAATCAGTCATTTTAAGCCCTCTAATAAATCAGAGAGAAGCAAAAAAACTCTGTCTTGTATGTATAACAGtgcttatttttacatttataattaaaatattttttattttgttatggAGATggttaataatatataataataataataataatacgaattAAAAAGTGTGAGAAGCCCGCCTTGCCTGTGTGAGGAAGCCCTATTCAGCCACGAGAGGGAGTCCTACACCATCTGACTGCCCTGGATCAAAGGGCAGTGTTTTGCTTTAGCGGCTGATCAGCTCTGCTCCTTTACACCAGGGCCTCGCTGAGGAATCACGTGTACACAAAATAAAGTCTAGCTGAACTGCTTATTTACAGACAACAGGAATTAGGCATACACCCATCAGATCAGTTACAATTACTCCTTAGTGAGATTCAACAGATTTGATGGGATCATGTAGTAATTgagcatttctgttttttttaaagctatttCACTGCTGGTCTCGGGTCAGCGTGGTGTTTGAGGAACCCCTAACAGTCCACAGTATTGCTCACAGGTGAGATACATATCTCATCAGGTTGTTACAGACCATATTACAGAGCCATCAAATGAACTCGGAGTTTGTCCAGACTGCTGTTCCTGATCTACCGCTGGCAGACGGTCGGGTTGTGGGTCTTGTGTTTAGTCTGAAACTGGACCAGTTATTTAGCATCAGGACTGCTGCCCCCACCCCACCTGTATTCCGAGGGCGGGGTTGGTCGGAAAACGAGTGTGCAGGGGCGTcttgagggaggaggaggaggaggaggaggaggaggggctgTGCGGTGAGAAGAGTTTGGGAGACGGGACGGGTCACTCCGCTTCACTCACTAACTCTGCCGGCGAAGTGGATTTTAATTCCagactggattcagatctgccAGAGGTACGCATGTGTTCATGTAGCCTTTTATTTCCTCTCTAACGAAGCTTGTTCAGAGGTACCTTAATTTGAGCCTTTGTTTTTTTGCTCCAGAAAATATTGTAGACTTTTTCGTTTTAAACGACCATAAATGCGCTTCAGCAGCTGTGTGCTGCTGTAATTCAGCCTCTGTAACTCAATAACATTAATGCACATTACTCTGTCTGGAACAAAAGATTATAGGTGACTCTAATGGACATTATTCAACCAGTAaaactatgttttttttatttattaccaaTATTGTTACATAAATGAAAGTACAATATTTTTGACAGTATAAGAGCTAATTGACAGTATGTTAACATTAGGAATACTGTTTTTAACTGTAAGGGAGAGTAGATTAATATTACAAGAATTATTGGTAATTCTAAGAAACTTACTATTAGGAGTATTATTGGTAActaatgaacagtcagttaacATTAGGAGTATTATTGGTAACTCTAATGGACAGTCAGTTAACACTAGGAGTATTATTGGTAACTctaatgaacagtcagttaacACTAGGAGTATTATTGGCAACTCTAAGTAACAGTCAGTTAACATTGGGAGTATTATTAGTAACTAATGGACAGTCGGTTAACACTAGGAGTATTATTGGTAACTctaatgaacagtcagttaacACTAGGAGTATTATAGGTAACTCTAATGGACAGTCGGTTAACATTAGGAGTATTATTAGTAACTAATGGACAGTCGGTTAACAATATTATTGGTAACTAATGAAAAGTCATGTAACATTAGGAGTATTATTGGTAACTCTAATGGACAGTCAGTTAACACTAGGAGTATTATTGGTAACTctaatgaacagtcagttaacATTAGGAGTATTATTAGTAACTCgaatgaacagtcagttaatATTAGGAGTATTATTAGTAACTAATGGACAGTCAGTTAACATTAGGAGTATTATTGGTAACTCTAATGGACAGTCAGTTAACACTAGGAGTATTATTGGTAACTCTAATGGACAGTCAGTTAACACTAGGAGTATTATTGGTAACTAATAAACAGTCAGTTAACATTAGGAGTATTATTGGTAACTAATAAACAGTCAGTTAACACTAGGAGTATTATTGGTAACTCGAATAAACAGTCAGTTAACATTAGGAGTATTATTGGTAACTCTAATGGACAGTCAGTTAACACTAGGAGTATTATTGGTAACTCGAATAAACAGTCAGTTAACATTAGGAGTATTATTGGTAACTCTAATGGACAGTCTGTTAACATTAGGAGTATTATTGGTAACTctaatgaacagtcagttaacATTAGGAGTATTATTAGTAACTCGAATTAACAGTCAGTTAATATTAGGAGTATTATTAGTAACTAATGGACAGTCAGTTAACACTAGGAGTATTATTGGTAACTctaatgaacagtcagttaacACTAGGAGTATTATTGGTAACTAATAAACAGTCAGTTAACACTAGGAGTATTATTGGTAACTctaatgaacagtcagttaacACTAGGAGTATTATTGGTAACTCTAATGGACAGTCAGTTAACACTAGGAGTATTATTGGTAACTAATAAACAGTCAGTTAACACTAGGAGTATTATTGGTAACTCGAATTAACAGTCAGTTAACATTAGGAGTATTATTGGTAACTCgaatgaacagtcagttaacACTAGGAGTATTATTGGCAACTctaatgaacagtcagttaacATTGGGAGTATTATTAGTAACTAATGGACAGTCGGTTAACATTGGGAGTATTAGTGGTAActaatgaacagtcagttaacATTAGGAGTATTATTGGTAACTctaatgaacagtcagttaacACTAGGAGTATTATTGGTAACTCTAATGGACAGTCGGTTAACATTAGGAGTATTATTAGTAACTAATGGACAGTCGGTTAACAATATTATTGGTAACTAATGGACAGTCAGTTAACATTAGGAGTATTATTAGTAACTAATGGACAGTCGGTTAACAATATTATTGGTAACTAATGAAAAGTCATGTAACATTAGGAGTATTATTGGTAACTctaatgaacagtcagttaacATTAGGAGTATTATTAGTAACTAATAAACAGTCGGTTAACATTAGGAGTATTATTGGTAACTCTAATAACAAGTCAGTTAACATTAGGAGTATTATTAGTAACTAATGGACAGTCAGTTAACATTAGGAGTATTATTGGTAACTctaatgaacagtcagttaacATTAGGAGTATTATTGGTAACTAATAAACAGTCAGTTAACACTAGGAGTATTATTGGCAACTCTAATGAACAGTTAGTTAACATTGGGAGTATTATTAGTAACTAATGGACAGTCGGTTAACATTGGGAGTATTAGTGGTAActaatgaacagtcagttaacACTAGGAGTATTATTGGTAACTAATAAACAGTCAGTTAACACTAGGAGTATTATTGGCAACTctaatgaacagtcagttaacATTGGGAGTATTATTAGTAACTAATGGACAGTCGGTTAACATTGGGAGTATTAGTGGTAActaatgaacagtcagttaacATTAGGAGTATTATTGGTAACTctaatgaacagtcagttaacACTAGGAGTATTATTGGTAACTCTAATGGACAGTCGGTTAACATTAGGAGTATTATTAGTAACTAATGGACAGTCGGTTAACAATATTATTGGTAACTAATGGACAGTCAGTTAACATTAGGAGTATTATTAGTAACTAATGGACAGTCGGTTAACAATATTATTGGTAACTAATGAAAAGTCATGTAACATTAGGAGTATTATTGGTAACTctaatgaacagtcagttaacATTAGGAGTATTATTAGTAACTAATAAACAGTCGGTTAACATTAGGAGTATTATTAGTAACTAATGGACAGTCGGTTAACAATATTATTGGTAACTAATGAAAAGTCATGTAACATTAGGAGTATTATTGGTAACTCTAATAACAAGTCAGTTAACATTAGGAGTATTATTAGTAACTAATGGACAGTCAGTTAACATTAGGAGTATTATTGGTAACTctaatgaacagtcagttaacATTAGGAGTATTATTGGTAACTAATAAACAGTCAGTTAACACTAGGAGTATTATTGGCAACTCTAATGAACAGTTAGTTAACATTGGGAGTATTATTAGTAACTAATGGACAGTCGGTTAACATTGGGAGTATTAGTGGTAActaatgaacagtcagttaacACTAGGAGTATTATTGGTAACTAATAAACAGTCAGTTAACACTAGGAGTATTGGTAACTctaatgaacagtcagttaacACTAGGAGTATTATTGGTAACTctaatgaacagtcagttaacACTAGGAGTATTATTGGCAACTCTAATTAACAGTCAGTTAACATTGGGAGTATTATTAGTAACTAATGGACAGTCGGTTAACATTGGGAGTATTAGTGGTAActaatgaacagtcagttgaCATTAGGAGTATTACTGGTAACTctaatgaacagtcagttaacACTAGGAGTATTACTGGTAACTctaatgaacagtcagttaacACTAGGAGTATTATTGGTAACTCTAGTGGACAGGGTATCTTAGCATTCATAAGAGCCACACTGAAATGTTCTTCTTTGATTGTCTCTAAATCGAGACCTTTGGCTGTTGGTGACTTGATTTTTGAGTGCGTGCAGCCAATACAACACTTTTCATTGTTACAGTGAGGAGATTAGGTCATTTAGGTCATTTCTGAGCGTATCATGAATATTTGTAGTACTTAAGGATCACTTCACTGGATTTAGCGCAGCACAGTGtataaaacactgaataaatTGATTGTACTCATAGTCATTTACATAGTCACAAACCACAGAAAACCCCCCctgaaatattacatttcttTGTAATGAACCTTTGCGTATAGCTGTTTTGATTGATTTGTCACCACTGCCGCCCAACTATTGTACAGGCTTGAGCAACAGTCTGCTCTCAACCTTCGATTGCATGAACCTGATGTC contains:
- the echdc3 gene encoding enoyl-CoA hydratase domain-containing protein 3, mitochondrial, whose product is MSQAVAARLVRSCVRRFLSSCSTRAVCTHSAPPLTVREQEAGIRRIILNNPKKRNALSLAMLNSLREDILTDLDDNDLRVIIISAQGPVFSSGHDLKELTSAQGREYHTSVFQACSEVMAVIQDAPVPVIAMVNGIATAAGCQLVASCDIAVATDKSTFATPGVNVGLFCSTPGVAIGRAVPRKVAMEMLFTGRPITAQEALLHGLVSKVVSEERLEEETLGIARRVCESSRPVVALGKAAFQRQMAQPRDVAYATASAVMVDNLALHDGQEGIRAFIEKRRPVWTNSTEKAHD